A part of Melittangium boletus DSM 14713 genomic DNA contains:
- a CDS encoding response regulator produces the protein MKARVLIVDDSATVRADMRGVLSAAGFGTTLSESLAAARKALSEHDFDLLILDMLLPDGDGVELLEELRRNPRTAHLPVLMLSTEAAVVQRLKGLAHGANDYVGKPYDAAYVVRRAHELTQVPEADGTPRLVSAGRRRRVMVVDGRLDFRHRASDALRKDGHDVIIAESGTDAMRLLEAQPVDCILLDLEMPGLDGPEWVRAVRSLDGTAQVAVVGLTAGFDAKLISEALAVKVDAFCSKTEDIEVLRAQVRTELRRRAESEQSASGHASGHPHPHHPPAHAPLHTSHAPLHSHASHAPLHSHAHSHAPAAPVSHAAPVAPAAPSAAVPGSLFDAVVARCGLSPVIAPSTMTRACRKAGVEPQMLTPVSLARALPTIRDMLSIFLDAQELERRVHSIQLLTHGESSPGGAEPRRARTP, from the coding sequence ATGAAGGCACGTGTGCTCATCGTGGACGACAGCGCGACGGTGCGGGCGGACATGCGCGGCGTGTTGAGCGCCGCCGGGTTCGGCACGACCTTGAGCGAGAGCCTCGCCGCGGCCCGCAAGGCGCTGAGCGAGCATGACTTCGACCTGCTCATCCTGGACATGCTGTTGCCGGACGGCGACGGCGTGGAGCTGTTGGAGGAGCTGCGGCGCAACCCTCGCACCGCGCACCTGCCGGTGCTGATGCTCTCCACCGAGGCCGCGGTGGTGCAGCGGCTCAAGGGCCTGGCCCATGGCGCCAACGACTACGTGGGCAAGCCCTATGACGCGGCCTACGTGGTGCGGCGCGCCCATGAGCTCACCCAGGTGCCCGAGGCGGATGGCACGCCGCGGCTGGTCTCGGCGGGGCGGCGCCGCCGGGTGATGGTGGTGGACGGCCGGCTCGACTTCCGCCACCGCGCCTCGGACGCGCTTCGCAAGGACGGCCACGACGTCATCATCGCCGAGTCCGGTACGGATGCCATGCGCCTCTTGGAGGCCCAGCCGGTGGATTGCATCCTGCTGGACCTGGAGATGCCCGGCCTGGACGGGCCGGAATGGGTGCGCGCGGTGCGCTCGCTGGATGGCACGGCGCAAGTGGCCGTGGTGGGCCTGACGGCGGGCTTCGACGCCAAGCTCATCTCCGAGGCGCTCGCCGTGAAGGTGGACGCCTTCTGCTCGAAGACGGAGGACATCGAGGTGCTGCGCGCCCAGGTCCGCACCGAGCTGCGGCGCCGGGCGGAGTCCGAGCAGTCCGCGTCGGGGCACGCCTCGGGACACCCGCACCCTCACCACCCGCCCGCGCACGCGCCCCTGCACACCTCGCACGCGCCGCTGCACTCCCACGCGTCCCACGCGCCGCTGCACTCCCATGCGCATTCGCATGCGCCGGCCGCTCCGGTGTCTCACGCGGCGCCGGTGGCACCCGCGGCTCCCTCGGCGGCGGTTCCAGGCTCGCTCTTCGACGCCGTGGTGGCGCGCTGTGGCCTCTCTCCCGTCATCGCCCCCTCCACCATGACGCGCGCGTGCCGCAAGGCCGGGGTGGAGCCGCAGATGCTCACCCCCGTGTCGCTGGCACGGGCGCTGCCCACCATCCGCGACATGCTCTCCATCTTCCTGGATGCCCAGGAGCTGGAGCGGCGCGTGCACTCCATCCAATTGCTGACGCACGGAGAGTCGTCTCCGGGCGGCGCGGAGCCTCGAAGGGCCCGGACTCCCTGA
- a CDS encoding CheR family methyltransferase, whose product MTVSMTPLARFSALVEQRLGLHFEKEQWRELELLLTDRSAKTGVEGYLTLLNSPSAQSEWKAIAERLTVNETYFLRHPTQLEALVTQVLPSFSRQTPHLRVLCAGCSTGEEPYSVALLSRERGLVDPARLRVLGIDVNSRVLSHARRACYSPWSLRAVPEGSRDRWFQRTPEGFVLRPHLRDQVTFEERNLLQEAPAFWAPGSFHAILFRNVVIYFPPEVTRKIVARMARSLVPGGYLFLGPSETLRGISDEFELLRTGDAFYYRLKTPASAAVPAPIGLPATPSQMDLPAVAPPPPPPPEGLDGVLQSLEAERYEEAWARLDAMPGASQPQGQLLRAVLHLNAGRFAEAERAGRQLLSMGATEASAHFLLGVCLEQSGDDAGARDRYAAAARADPTFALSHLRSGTLARRAGDVAEARVALRMAVSLLPHEKPLMLTLFGGGFGRHGLMQVGLRELQACMEVP is encoded by the coding sequence GTGACCGTGTCGATGACCCCCCTGGCCCGTTTCTCCGCCCTGGTGGAGCAGCGGTTGGGGTTGCATTTCGAGAAGGAGCAGTGGCGGGAGCTGGAACTCCTGCTCACCGATCGCTCGGCGAAGACGGGGGTGGAGGGTTATCTGACCCTGTTGAACTCCCCCTCCGCGCAGTCGGAGTGGAAGGCGATCGCCGAGCGGCTCACCGTCAACGAGACGTACTTCCTGCGCCATCCCACCCAGCTGGAAGCGCTGGTGACGCAGGTGTTGCCGTCCTTCTCGCGCCAGACGCCCCACCTGCGCGTGCTGTGCGCGGGTTGCTCCACGGGCGAGGAGCCCTACTCCGTCGCCTTGTTGTCGCGCGAGCGGGGCCTGGTGGATCCGGCGCGCCTGCGCGTGCTCGGCATCGACGTCAACTCGCGGGTGCTCTCCCATGCGCGCCGGGCCTGCTATTCGCCCTGGTCGCTGCGCGCGGTGCCAGAAGGCTCGCGGGATCGCTGGTTCCAACGGACGCCCGAGGGCTTCGTTCTCCGGCCCCATCTGCGCGATCAGGTGACGTTCGAGGAGCGCAACCTCCTGCAGGAGGCCCCCGCCTTCTGGGCGCCGGGCTCCTTCCACGCCATCCTCTTTCGCAACGTCGTCATCTACTTCCCGCCCGAGGTCACGCGGAAGATCGTCGCGCGCATGGCCCGCTCACTCGTCCCCGGGGGCTATCTCTTCCTGGGACCGAGCGAGACGCTGCGGGGCATCTCCGATGAGTTCGAGCTGCTGCGCACGGGAGATGCCTTCTACTACCGTCTGAAGACGCCGGCGTCGGCCGCCGTTCCCGCGCCCATCGGCCTGCCCGCGACCCCGTCCCAGATGGACCTGCCCGCCGTGGCGCCGCCTCCGCCCCCACCGCCGGAAGGGCTGGATGGGGTCCTGCAATCGCTGGAGGCGGAGCGTTACGAGGAGGCCTGGGCCCGGCTGGATGCCATGCCCGGGGCCTCCCAGCCCCAGGGGCAGTTGCTGCGCGCGGTGCTTCATCTGAACGCGGGGCGCTTCGCGGAGGCCGAGCGCGCGGGCCGGCAATTGCTCTCGATGGGTGCGACGGAGGCGTCGGCGCACTTCCTGCTGGGCGTGTGCCTGGAGCAGTCCGGAGACGATGCCGGGGCTCGAGACCGTTACGCGGCGGCGGCGCGCGCGGATCCCACCTTCGCGCTGAGTCACCTGCGCTCGGGCACGCTGGCGCGCCGGGCCGGAGACGTGGCGGAAGCCCGGGTGGCGCTGCGCATGGCGGTGTCGCTGCTGCCCCATGAGAAACCCTTGATGTTGACGCTCTTCGGCGGTGGTTTTGGCCGGCACGGGCTGATGCAGGTGGGCCTGCGGGAGTTGCAGGCGTGTATGGAGGTCCCATGA
- a CDS encoding chemotaxis protein CheW, protein MSTRVPLRLDELRDSFDSSFSRPPPVQKDPGEALLRLRVGSSPLVVRLADLSGLHLMPRVVRLPGAPASLLGLAGLRGQLFAVHDLAASLGLRSEESPGWLLLAGGAKRVGLAAAGFEGQLRATSEQLSTDMASAPHPLLATRVRLPDGALVPVLDVETLVRNLLEEASRSA, encoded by the coding sequence ATGAGCACCCGGGTGCCCCTGCGGCTGGATGAGCTGCGGGACAGCTTCGACAGTTCCTTTTCCCGGCCGCCGCCCGTCCAGAAGGATCCGGGCGAGGCCCTCTTGCGCTTGCGCGTGGGGAGCTCGCCCTTGGTGGTGCGGCTCGCGGACCTCTCCGGTCTGCACCTCATGCCCCGGGTGGTGCGGCTGCCGGGGGCGCCGGCGTCGCTGCTGGGCCTGGCGGGCCTGCGGGGCCAGTTGTTCGCGGTGCATGACCTGGCGGCGTCGCTGGGCCTGCGCTCGGAGGAGAGCCCGGGCTGGCTCTTGTTGGCGGGGGGCGCGAAGCGCGTGGGCCTGGCGGCGGCCGGCTTCGAGGGCCAGCTGCGCGCCACGTCAGAGCAATTGAGTACGGATATGGCGTCCGCGCCCCATCCCCTGCTCGCCACCCGGGTGCGCCTGCCCGACGGGGCACTGGTCCCCGTGCTGGACGTGGAGACCCTGGTGAGAAACCTGCTGGAGGAGGCCTCGCGCTCCGCATGA
- the cheB gene encoding chemotaxis-specific protein-glutamate methyltransferase CheB, whose amino-acid sequence MKRLRVLIVDDSLTVRRRLADAFAAEGSCEVVGEASDGQMAFEQCQRLRPDVVTMDLMMPKVDGLRATELIMGHCPTPIVVLSATENRVEGLRTLDALAAGAVDAVDKPSGLLDARWLEMLLSRVRVASRVRVITHVRARLKTEKPRSSPSMPVVPPLSQTPRLLVVGASTGGPAAVRYLLGALPPDFPLPILLVLHTTENFDTAMAEWLETQSGLSVRKAVDGEALPMPGRLCVRMAPGNRHMVVRSGRLWLEDGPERHSCRPSVDELFESVARELGAAAIGCLLTGMGRDGAEGLSALRRAGAPTVVEDESTCVVFGMPREAIRLGAAQHVVGLTGLPLLLTALARAGAREGTA is encoded by the coding sequence GTGAAGCGGCTGCGGGTGCTCATCGTCGACGACTCGCTGACCGTGCGCCGGCGGCTCGCGGACGCCTTCGCGGCGGAGGGCTCGTGCGAGGTGGTGGGCGAGGCCTCCGATGGCCAGATGGCCTTCGAGCAATGCCAGCGTCTGCGCCCGGACGTGGTGACGATGGACCTGATGATGCCCAAGGTGGACGGGCTGCGCGCCACCGAGCTCATCATGGGCCACTGCCCCACGCCCATCGTCGTGCTCTCCGCGACGGAGAATCGCGTCGAGGGCCTGCGCACCCTGGATGCGCTGGCCGCGGGCGCGGTGGACGCCGTGGACAAACCCTCGGGCCTGTTGGATGCCCGGTGGCTGGAGATGCTGCTGTCGCGCGTCCGGGTGGCCTCGCGGGTGCGGGTCATCACCCACGTGCGGGCCCGGCTCAAGACGGAGAAGCCCCGCTCCTCGCCGTCCATGCCCGTGGTGCCCCCGCTCTCGCAGACGCCCCGGCTCCTGGTCGTGGGCGCCTCCACGGGGGGGCCGGCCGCCGTGCGCTACCTGCTTGGCGCGCTTCCCCCGGATTTCCCGTTGCCCATCCTCCTGGTGCTGCACACCACGGAAAATTTCGACACCGCCATGGCTGAATGGTTGGAGACACAGAGCGGCTTGTCGGTGCGCAAGGCGGTGGATGGGGAGGCGCTGCCCATGCCGGGCCGGTTATGTGTGCGCATGGCCCCGGGCAATCGGCACATGGTGGTTCGCTCGGGGCGGTTATGGTTGGAGGACGGGCCGGAGCGCCACTCGTGCCGGCCCTCGGTGGATGAACTCTTCGAGTCCGTGGCCCGGGAACTGGGGGCGGCGGCCATCGGGTGCCTGTTGACGGGAATGGGACGTGATGGAGCGGAAGGACTGAGCGCGCTGCGGCGCGCGGGGGCCCCCACGGTGGTGGAGGATGAGTCCACCTGCGTGGTATTCGGCATGCCCCGCGAGGCGATCCGGCTTGGCGCGGCGCAGCATGTGGTGGGGTTGACGGGGCTTCCGCTCCTGTTGACGGCGCTCGCGCGAGCGGGTGCCAGGGAAGGAACGGCATGA
- a CDS encoding chemotaxis protein CheW, with protein MPRQGSRCFLMVRARAWMCALPLEDVEETMRPLPVAPVASAPAFVRGVSLVRGQSAPVVSLGALLGGGASESQAEGRFVSLRVSGGRVALEVDAVHGLRWLDEETLNDVPPLLRASAHGHLDYLGSLDGQLMAVLDASHLVPQDVWARLETPSGKASA; from the coding sequence ATGCCCAGGCAGGGGTCCCGCTGCTTCCTCATGGTGAGGGCGCGGGCGTGGATGTGCGCACTGCCGCTCGAGGATGTCGAGGAGACGATGCGGCCGCTGCCGGTGGCTCCGGTCGCGTCGGCGCCGGCGTTCGTGCGGGGGGTGAGTCTCGTGCGCGGCCAGTCGGCGCCAGTGGTGAGCCTGGGGGCCCTGCTGGGTGGTGGCGCTTCCGAGTCCCAGGCCGAGGGGCGCTTCGTCTCGTTGCGCGTCTCCGGAGGGCGGGTGGCGCTGGAGGTGGACGCGGTGCATGGCCTGCGCTGGCTGGACGAGGAGACGTTGAATGACGTGCCTCCCCTGCTGCGCGCCTCGGCCCACGGACACCTGGACTACCTCGGGTCGCTCGATGGCCAGTTGATGGCGGTGTTGGATGCATCCCACCTGGTGCCCCAGGACGTCTGGGCGCGCCTGGAGACTCCCTCCGGGAAGGCGAGCGCGTGA
- a CDS encoding hybrid sensor histidine kinase/response regulator — protein MSLDSDPLLYFRIEARELLEQLTQGLLSMDDGEGGAQGVPELFRYAHTLKGAARVVGQSHMAEMAHAVEDALSPYRDSGGHLPPDSVHEFLRLVGQMANALDALEAPPPTPSSSEESPSIPLAEAPSSEVVRVELERLDTLLEGLSEAVVQLGGLRGVVESLSQAHHGANGLVEQLTSPMASSGSSAERARWLGRVLSVAEGVRSSLVKAGRQLGGGLGQVESELGRLRDGAHTLRLVPTQTLFGPLELVARDVATSLGRQVEVRAEGGDIQIDGHVLSAVRQALLHVVRNAMDHGLENPDERRALGKSPTGVFSVKVKRRGGRVSFLCEDDGRGVDLGRVRQVALERGVASLEEVETLDEEGCLELLFRPGFSTARTITDVSGRGVGLDVVRDTVRRLKGDVSISSRPGLGTCITLEVPLTLASLEVLGVEVGGQRLLLPLESLGAAIHLPAEAVTWTGGRGSISHAGEVLAFLPLAEVLDSAESAQRPRVWSVLVLDAGSLGRAAVGVDKLLGISRRVSRPLPASVPPLPLVTGASFDEQGVPTLLLDAAGLVRRIQSGSSAGLAKVKPVQRHLILVVDDSVTTRMLEKSILEAAGYQVELAASGEEGLEKVQRGGHSLLIVDVEMPGMTGLDVTRHIRANPALNALPILMVSSLATDEDKRRGREAGVSAYIVKGEFHQHGFLETVARLAASGRRSA, from the coding sequence ATGAGTCTGGACAGCGACCCGCTGCTGTATTTCCGCATCGAGGCCCGGGAGCTGCTGGAGCAGCTCACGCAGGGCCTGCTCTCGATGGACGATGGCGAGGGCGGTGCCCAGGGCGTGCCCGAGCTGTTCCGCTACGCGCACACCCTCAAGGGGGCGGCGCGCGTGGTGGGACAGTCGCACATGGCGGAGATGGCGCACGCGGTGGAAGACGCGCTCTCGCCCTACCGCGACAGCGGCGGCCACCTGCCTCCCGACAGCGTGCACGAGTTCCTGCGGCTCGTGGGGCAGATGGCCAATGCCCTGGATGCCCTGGAGGCGCCTCCGCCCACGCCCTCGTCCTCCGAGGAATCCCCGTCCATCCCACTGGCCGAGGCCCCCTCGTCCGAGGTGGTGCGCGTGGAGCTGGAGCGGCTGGACACGCTCCTGGAGGGACTGTCCGAGGCGGTGGTGCAGCTCGGGGGCCTGCGCGGGGTGGTGGAATCGCTCTCCCAGGCCCACCACGGCGCCAATGGCCTCGTCGAGCAGCTCACCTCGCCCATGGCCTCCAGTGGCTCGTCGGCGGAGCGCGCCCGGTGGCTCGGACGGGTGTTGTCCGTGGCCGAGGGCGTGCGCTCCTCACTGGTGAAGGCGGGACGGCAGCTCGGCGGAGGCCTCGGGCAGGTGGAGTCGGAGCTGGGACGTCTGCGGGACGGCGCCCACACCCTGCGGCTCGTTCCCACGCAGACGCTCTTCGGTCCGCTGGAGCTGGTGGCGCGTGACGTGGCCACCTCGTTGGGCCGCCAGGTGGAGGTGCGCGCCGAGGGCGGAGACATCCAGATCGACGGGCATGTGCTCTCGGCGGTGCGCCAGGCGCTGCTGCACGTGGTGCGCAACGCGATGGACCACGGACTGGAGAATCCCGACGAGCGGCGGGCGCTGGGCAAGTCTCCCACGGGTGTCTTTTCCGTGAAGGTGAAGCGGCGCGGTGGCCGCGTGTCCTTCCTGTGCGAGGACGATGGCCGGGGCGTGGACCTGGGCCGGGTGCGCCAGGTGGCCCTGGAGCGGGGCGTGGCCAGCCTCGAGGAAGTGGAGACGCTGGACGAGGAGGGCTGCCTGGAGCTGCTCTTCCGCCCGGGCTTCAGCACGGCCCGCACCATCACCGACGTGTCGGGCCGGGGCGTGGGCCTGGACGTGGTGCGCGATACGGTGCGCCGGCTCAAGGGGGACGTGTCCATCAGCTCCCGGCCGGGCCTGGGCACCTGCATCACGCTGGAGGTTCCGCTCACCCTGGCCTCGCTCGAGGTGCTCGGGGTGGAGGTCGGCGGGCAGCGGCTGCTGTTGCCCCTGGAGTCGCTGGGCGCCGCCATCCATCTGCCCGCCGAGGCGGTGACGTGGACGGGAGGGCGGGGGAGCATTTCGCACGCGGGCGAGGTGCTCGCCTTCCTGCCGCTCGCGGAGGTGCTGGACTCGGCGGAAAGTGCCCAGCGGCCCCGCGTCTGGTCCGTGCTGGTGCTCGACGCGGGCTCGTTGGGCCGCGCCGCGGTGGGCGTGGACAAGCTGCTGGGCATCAGCCGCCGGGTGAGCCGGCCGTTGCCGGCCTCCGTGCCGCCCCTTCCCCTGGTGACGGGCGCGAGCTTCGACGAGCAGGGCGTTCCCACGTTGTTGCTGGACGCCGCCGGGCTGGTGCGGCGGATCCAATCGGGCTCCTCGGCGGGTCTGGCCAAGGTGAAGCCCGTGCAGCGCCACCTCATCCTCGTGGTGGACGACTCCGTCACCACCCGCATGCTGGAGAAGAGCATCCTCGAGGCCGCGGGCTACCAGGTGGAACTGGCGGCCTCGGGCGAGGAGGGCCTGGAGAAGGTGCAGCGGGGCGGCCATTCGCTGCTCATCGTCGACGTGGAGATGCCGGGCATGACGGGCCTGGACGTCACGCGCCACATCCGCGCCAACCCCGCGCTCAACGCGCTGCCCATCCTCATGGTGTCCTCGCTCGCCACGGACGAGGACAAGCGGCGGGGCCGGGAGGCGGGCGTGTCCGCCTACATCGTCAAGGGCGAGTTCCACCAGCACGGCTTCCTGGAGACGGTGGCCCGCCTGGCCGCTTCCGGACGGAGGTCCGCGTGA
- a CDS encoding S8 family serine peptidase yields MNHPTARRRLFLAMTVVGLTVGCSPEATPASHQPDSLGHRSQASAGSEWQPTGRLALARLTHASVRLKDGKVLTVGGYNRTAELYGPGTGTWTRIADTHDTHRGATATLLPSGKVLLVGGESNWRNGAPAEIYDPNINAWSVTDASLTPRLDHTATLLDDGRVLITGGSDATYGVAMASAELYDPSTGAWTAAAPMLSARSHHTATLLKNGQVLVAGGTGLDGMPQRAAELFDPTTHAWRTVEAMAEVRAFHSATLLPSGLVLVVGGGGGDWNSSASTEVFDPSGLNWTTTGTLHLPRRYHSTTILADGRALVAGGYHELTGIVTASEVYDSKSHSWILAGTMGTGRYQHTATLLTGGQVLVAGGHSTGDQASAELYTPPPSKQGPYLTLESGSASLEIIQNQQQNTTSVLSLRQEGGQSLRLLNETIVSPAQDGLQIISDFPKNGYSANGAIALVVNQSVKGIIPGIYQVTNRASVAGTSIQASNTFTVRVHPSGGTPVVLPLGAWPDGLPANASTEVTFTSAIASFSTPPAHLLLRRLEGASEPVVAFMRDDGLNGDLMAGDGVYSTKIRVNSGAEGLLRYKATATHPSGSGETSSTPLDLSVSCHPIRFQPYSSARIVTDPANGTRLLCDEVLVSFVDGTACGETSALIERLLGPGAAIIGGQPGLKYYQVHLPGACSANTVTEAVRVLKQDARIRQATPNFVGQADEFIPNDPLSAAQYATQKIRAEEAWVIARGGSVVAVIDSGIDTTHADLLGQVLPGIDIFDNDEDASDDFGHGTNVASIIAAKGNNAEGMAGVAWGSKLLPVKAMSGEGAISTGTGAAAIKYAADKGAKVINCSWGFKDRGRPVDTSILQEAVAYAIQKGSLVVASSGNEGDTRKSYPCAYPNVLCVAATTANDTRWSMSNYGNHVSLVAPGVNITVARKGGGYETQTGTSFAAAWVSGSASVVWSHKPSWTEEQIRQRLMNTATGLPLPGMGRGRIDLFEAVFNGSFEDGINGWTVRGTAGALGSMGTILPTDNAQLAFVSSGPDDAQIETTLEQGFTVQPGVTKIPMKFDYNFVTEEYPEWINTQYNDNIRIVLVGPTGKETLLAYEEVNSAWFSLIPELDFPGGDLTVGATGWKSVSVQIPVTSGPGKYSIRVRDEGDGVYDSNLLIDNIRFK; encoded by the coding sequence ATGAACCATCCCACTGCACGAAGGCGGTTATTCCTTGCCATGACCGTGGTTGGCCTCACGGTCGGTTGCAGTCCAGAAGCAACACCCGCATCCCATCAACCCGACTCCCTGGGGCACAGGAGCCAGGCCTCCGCCGGTAGCGAGTGGCAGCCTACGGGCAGACTGGCCCTGGCTCGGCTCACGCACGCCTCCGTCCGCCTCAAGGACGGCAAGGTGCTCACCGTCGGAGGGTATAACCGCACCGCAGAACTCTACGGACCTGGAACCGGAACTTGGACACGCATCGCCGATACGCACGACACGCATCGGGGGGCTACGGCGACCCTGCTCCCTTCTGGGAAGGTCTTGTTGGTGGGGGGTGAGTCGAATTGGAGAAATGGCGCCCCCGCTGAAATCTATGATCCCAACATCAACGCTTGGTCAGTCACGGACGCCTCGCTGACCCCCCGACTCGACCACACCGCAACCCTTCTGGATGATGGCCGTGTGCTCATCACGGGTGGCAGCGATGCCACATACGGCGTGGCCATGGCCTCGGCAGAGCTCTACGATCCCAGCACGGGTGCCTGGACGGCCGCGGCCCCCATGCTCTCCGCCCGCAGCCACCATACCGCCACGCTCTTGAAGAACGGCCAAGTGCTCGTCGCGGGAGGAACTGGTCTCGATGGCATGCCTCAACGCGCCGCGGAGCTCTTCGACCCCACCACCCATGCATGGAGGACAGTCGAAGCCATGGCGGAGGTCCGCGCCTTCCATTCCGCCACCCTACTGCCGAGCGGGCTCGTGCTCGTGGTTGGCGGAGGCGGAGGCGATTGGAACAGCAGCGCATCCACGGAAGTGTTCGATCCGTCTGGTCTCAATTGGACCACCACGGGCACCCTGCACCTGCCGCGCCGCTACCACTCGACGACGATCCTAGCCGACGGCAGGGCCCTGGTGGCGGGCGGCTACCACGAGCTGACTGGCATCGTGACGGCTTCCGAGGTGTACGATTCCAAGAGCCATTCCTGGATTCTCGCTGGGACGATGGGAACGGGCCGCTACCAGCACACGGCCACCCTCCTGACTGGAGGCCAGGTCCTCGTCGCTGGGGGACACAGCACCGGCGACCAAGCCTCCGCCGAACTCTATACCCCCCCTCCTTCCAAGCAGGGGCCCTACCTCACCTTGGAATCCGGAAGCGCGTCCCTGGAGATCATCCAGAACCAACAACAGAATACCACCTCGGTGCTCTCCCTCCGTCAAGAAGGTGGGCAGTCCCTGCGACTCCTCAACGAGACGATCGTCTCGCCAGCACAAGATGGACTCCAGATCATCAGCGATTTCCCCAAGAACGGATACTCCGCGAACGGAGCCATCGCCCTCGTCGTCAACCAGTCCGTGAAGGGCATCATCCCGGGCATCTACCAGGTCACGAACAGGGCGAGCGTGGCTGGAACGAGCATTCAGGCCTCCAACACCTTCACGGTCCGCGTTCATCCTTCAGGAGGAACGCCTGTCGTTCTCCCATTGGGGGCATGGCCCGATGGACTTCCGGCCAATGCCTCCACGGAGGTCACCTTCACTTCGGCCATCGCGAGTTTCTCCACGCCACCCGCGCACTTGTTGCTGCGACGGCTCGAGGGGGCCAGCGAGCCCGTCGTGGCCTTCATGCGTGACGATGGGCTGAACGGAGACTTGATGGCGGGAGATGGCGTCTACTCCACGAAGATTCGCGTGAACTCCGGAGCGGAAGGACTCTTGCGCTACAAGGCAACGGCGACCCATCCCAGCGGCTCGGGAGAGACGAGTTCCACGCCACTCGACTTGAGCGTGAGTTGTCATCCCATTCGTTTTCAGCCTTATTCTTCCGCGCGGATCGTCACCGACCCGGCGAATGGAACGCGCCTGCTGTGCGATGAAGTCCTCGTCTCGTTCGTCGACGGGACGGCCTGCGGAGAGACCAGCGCCCTCATCGAGCGGCTCCTGGGTCCCGGGGCAGCGATCATCGGGGGTCAGCCCGGGCTGAAATACTATCAGGTCCACCTGCCGGGAGCCTGCTCGGCCAACACCGTGACGGAGGCGGTCCGCGTCCTGAAGCAAGATGCCCGGATCCGACAGGCCACCCCCAACTTCGTGGGGCAGGCGGATGAATTCATCCCCAATGATCCCTTGTCCGCCGCGCAGTACGCGACACAGAAGATCCGCGCGGAAGAGGCATGGGTCATCGCGCGGGGAGGCTCCGTCGTGGCCGTCATCGATTCAGGCATCGACACTACCCACGCCGATCTCCTTGGACAAGTGCTCCCTGGAATCGACATCTTCGACAATGACGAGGATGCATCGGATGACTTCGGGCATGGCACCAACGTCGCCAGCATTATCGCCGCCAAGGGCAACAACGCGGAGGGAATGGCGGGCGTGGCGTGGGGAAGTAAGCTGTTGCCAGTCAAGGCCATGTCTGGGGAGGGCGCAATCAGCACGGGAACCGGCGCCGCCGCCATCAAATACGCTGCGGACAAGGGCGCGAAGGTCATCAACTGCAGTTGGGGATTCAAGGATCGCGGGCGGCCGGTGGACACCTCCATCCTCCAGGAAGCGGTCGCGTATGCCATCCAGAAAGGCAGCCTCGTGGTTGCGTCCTCGGGGAACGAGGGGGACACACGCAAAAGCTACCCCTGCGCATACCCCAACGTCCTTTGCGTCGCGGCCACGACAGCCAACGACACGCGTTGGAGCATGAGCAATTACGGAAATCACGTCAGCCTCGTCGCGCCAGGCGTCAACATCACCGTGGCCCGCAAGGGAGGCGGCTATGAGACCCAGACCGGGACGTCCTTCGCCGCCGCGTGGGTGAGTGGAAGCGCGTCGGTCGTCTGGTCACACAAACCCTCCTGGACAGAGGAGCAGATCCGCCAACGCTTGATGAACACGGCGACGGGACTGCCGCTCCCCGGCATGGGACGCGGACGGATCGACCTCTTCGAGGCGGTCTTCAATGGAAGCTTCGAAGATGGAATCAACGGATGGACGGTCCGCGGAACCGCAGGCGCGCTCGGCTCGATGGGCACGATTCTTCCCACGGACAATGCACAGCTGGCCTTCGTGAGTTCGGGCCCGGATGACGCCCAGATCGAGACGACTCTGGAACAGGGCTTCACCGTGCAGCCCGGGGTCACGAAGATTCCGATGAAGTTCGACTACAACTTCGTCACCGAGGAGTACCCCGAGTGGATCAACACCCAATACAACGACAACATCCGCATCGTCCTCGTCGGGCCCACTGGGAAAGAGACACTGTTGGCCTATGAAGAAGTCAATTCGGCATGGTTCTCATTGATCCCCGAGCTCGATTTCCCGGGAGGGGATCTCACCGTGGGCGCCACGGGGTGGAAGTCCGTCAGCGTCCAGATTCCCGTGACCAGTGGTCCCGGGAAATACAGCATCCGTGTCCGGGATGAGGGCGATGGAGTCTACGATTCCAATCTCTTGATCGACAACATCCGCTTCAAGTAA